In Polyodon spathula isolate WHYD16114869_AA chromosome 27, ASM1765450v1, whole genome shotgun sequence, one DNA window encodes the following:
- the LOC121301221 gene encoding phosphomannomutase 2-like, whose translation MSLVEKVEYVFAENDQVAYKAGKLLSSIQAHLGEELLQDFINFCLNYMSKIKLPKKRGTFIEFRNGMLNVSPVGRSCSQEERMEFFELDKKAHIRDKFVAALRNKFDGRGQISFDMFPEGLDKRYCLGILEKDAYEKIHFFGDKTVPACRCWANDYEIYADPRTTGHEVSSPEDSQRLCEELFFR comes from the exons atgtcat TAGTGGAGAAGGTTGAATATGTGTTTGCTGAAAACGACCAGGTCGCATACAAAGCTGGCAAACTGCTGTCG AGTATACAAGCTCATCTTGGGGAAGAACTTCTGCAGGACTTTATCAACTTCTGTTTGAATTACATGTCAAAGATAAAACTGCCCAAGAAAAG AGGGACTTTCATCGAGTTCCGAAACGGAATGCTGAACGTGTCGCCGGTGGGGCGGAGCTGCAGTCAGGAAGAACGAATGGAGTTCTTTGAGCTGGATAAA aaggCGCATATCCGAGATAAATTTGTAGCTGCTCTCAGGAACAAGTTTGACGGAC GAGGACAGATCAGCTTTGACATGTTCCCGGAGGGCTTGGATAAGAGGTACTGCCTGGGCATCCTGGAAAAGGATGCGTACGAGAAGATCCACTTCTTTGGAGATAAAACCGTGCCG GCATGCCGCTGTT GGGCTAATGACTATGAGATCTACGCAGACCCCAGGACAACAGGACATGAGGTCTCCTCTCCAGAGGACAGCCAGCGCCTCTGTGAGGAGCTCTTCTTCCGGTGA
- the LOC121301440 gene encoding 4-aminobutyrate aminotransferase, mitochondrial-like: MASTLLCRQLAVNLQQNLRLLAPRYRCVSKAATKSSPDVDFDGPSMKTEVPGPRSRELTKQLDKIQNTGAINFFCNYEESRGNYLVDVDGNRMLDLYTQISSIPIGYNHPALLKVMQNPQNLSAFVNRPALGILPPENLPGNLLDALLSVAPKGLRKVQTMACGSCSNENAYKAAFFWYRNKERGNMKPTKEDLDSCLINQAPGCPEFSILSFMGGFHGRTLGCLATTHSKAMHKLDIPTFDWPIAPFPRLRYPLEEFVRENVQEEARCLEEVEDLIVKYRKIGKTVAGIVVEPIQSEGGDNHASVDFFKKLRDIARKHGCVFHVDEVQTGGGGTGKFWAHEHWGMDDPADIVSFSKKMLTGGYFHKDELTPAEPYRIFNTWMGDPSKNLLLNEVLNVIRTDNLLEEVSRAGKVLMDGLYDFQARYPHLLSAARGQGTFLAIDVRDDATRNILIMKARDKGVVLGGCGERSIRFRPSLVFKQHHANVFLNIFNDILAEYK, translated from the exons GAGCTCTCCAGATGTTGACTTTGATGGGCCTTCCATGAAGACCGAGGTTCCTGGTCCCAGATCCAGG GAGCTGACAAAACAGCTGGATAAGATCCAG AACACCGGGGCGATAAACTTCTTCTGCAACTACGAGGAGAGCCGAGGGAATTACCTGGTGGACGTGGACGGGAACAGGATGCTGGACCTCTACACTCAGATCTCGTCCATCCCCATCG GTTACAATCACCCAGCCCTCCTCAAAGTAATGCAGAACCCGCAGAATTTG AGCGCTTTTGTGAACAGACCCGCTCTGGGGATTCTGCCTCCAGAGAACTTGCCTGGGAACCTGTTGGATGCGTTGCTGTCA gtTGCCCCCAAAGGTCTCCGCAAAGTGCAGACCATGGCCTGCGGGTCCTGCTCCAATGAAAACGCCTACAAGGCAGCCTTCTTCTGGTACAGA AACAAGGAGAGGGGGAACATGAAGCCCACCAAAGAGGATCTGGATTCATGTTTGATCAACCAG GCTCCTGGATGCCCTGAGTTCAGTATCCTGTCATTCATGGGTGGATTCCACGGTCGGACTCTAG GCTGCCTCGCTACGACGCACTCCAAGGCCATGCACAAGCTGGACATACCCACGTTCGACTGGCCCATCGCCCCGTTCCCCAGGCTGCGCTACCCGCTGGAGGAGTTCGTGCGGGAGAACGTGCAGGAGGAGGCGCGCTGCCTGGAGGAGGTGGAGGACCTCATCGTGAAGTACAGGAAGATTGGCAAGACGGTGGCCGGGATCGTGGTGGAGCCCATCCAGTCCGAGGGAGGGGACAACCACGCCTCTGTAGACTTCTTCAAGAAGCTCAGAGACATCGCCAGGAAG CACGGCTGTGTGTTCCATGTGGATGAGGTCCAGACTGGGGGGGGCGGCACTGGGAAGTTCTGGGCCCACGAACACTGGGGGATGGACGACCCAGCTGACATCGTCTCCTTCAGCAAGAAGATGCTCACCGGAGGATACTTCCACAAGGACGAGCTGACTCCTGCTGAG ccatACCGAATCTTCAACACGTGGATGGGAGACCCGTCCAAGAACCTGCTCCTGAATGAAGTCCTCAACGTGATCCGGACTGACAATCTGCTGGAGGAGGTTTCCCGAGCCGGGAAAGTGCTGATGGATGGGCTGTATGATTTCCAG GCTCGCTACCCCCATCTTCTGAGTGCAGCCAGGGGTCAGGGCACCTTCCTAGCCATCGACGTGAGAGATGATGCAACACGCAACATCCTGATCATGAAGGCCAGGGACAAAG GTGTCGTTCTTGGAGGCTGCGGAGAGCGTTCCATTCGGTTCCGCCCCTCCTTGGTCTTCAAACAGCACCACGCCAACGTCTTCCTGAACATCTTCAACGACATCCTAGCGGAGTACAAGTAG